The following proteins are encoded in a genomic region of Corylus avellana chromosome ca4, CavTom2PMs-1.0:
- the LOC132177274 gene encoding uncharacterized protein LOC132177274, with product MEDDIILATASQMSEATSNKACDFETKEAPSSQSSIPGKIDSGDSIVSASLWESLINSSIVKKSHIGFAKLKGITWTASSQYLRNKKLLQQGKQLLFDSVKESLETHGRKGEREKYAQDVAHPEDIKKIIYKQTGDFTNITHKMNFDLSSTLENWSDFKQLKRRIGREIGDAIMDEILKEMLDLFLQ from the exons ATGGAAGATGACATAATACTCGCCACAGCATCACAAATGAGCGAAGCAACATCCAACAAAG CGTGTGATTTCGAAACAAAAGAAGCCCCATCAAGTCAATCCTCCATTCCGGGCAAAATAGATTCAGGAGACTCCATAGTCTCGGCTTCTCTATGGGAATCACTAATAAATTCATCAATTGTGAAAAAGAGCCATATAGGTTTTGCTAAACTAAAGGGGATAACTTGGACTGCTTCTTCTCAGTACCTGAGAAACAAAAAGCTTTTGCAGCAAGGTAAGCAACTTCTGTTTGATTCTGTGAAGGAGTCTTTAGAAACCCATGGAAGGAAGGGTGAAAGAGAAAAGTATGCTCAAGACGTCGCACATCCAGAAGATATTAAGAAAATCATCTATAAGCAGACTGGAGACTTTACAAACATTACCCACAAGATGAATTTTGATCTCTCCAGCACATTAGAAAACTGGAGTGATTTTAAGCAACTAAAAAGGAGGATAGGCAGGGAGATAGGAGATGCTATCATGGATGAGATTCTCAAAGAGATGCTTGACTTATTTTTGCAGTAA